In a genomic window of Paraburkholderia phenazinium:
- a CDS encoding GntR family transcriptional regulator, whose product MPDGARRPGKIVRSTTVDLVLEAIRGKILRGELGSGEALRQEALAEELGVSRVPVREAITRLQGEGLVTVIAHKGAYVCGISVDEVRETFEMRLRLEPWIFSRAIPATTEASRDAALAIVDQMDRATESTWGPLNWRFHETLYLPSGLNLAIETLKRLNDRNERFFRFQVVNVPIRENTHREHVELVDASRAGDTRLGARLLREHLHTAMEQIVSVAENLVSRQSGREAE is encoded by the coding sequence GTGCCCGACGGAGCAAGGAGGCCAGGAAAAATCGTCCGCTCGACCACCGTCGACCTGGTCCTCGAAGCGATCAGGGGAAAAATCTTGCGTGGCGAGCTTGGCTCAGGCGAAGCATTGAGACAGGAAGCGCTGGCCGAGGAGCTCGGCGTCAGCCGCGTGCCGGTGCGGGAAGCGATTACGCGGCTGCAAGGCGAGGGGCTGGTGACGGTGATTGCCCACAAAGGGGCCTACGTATGCGGGATTTCGGTCGACGAGGTTCGCGAAACCTTTGAAATGCGGCTGCGCCTGGAACCCTGGATTTTTTCCAGGGCGATCCCCGCCACCACTGAGGCCTCGCGGGATGCGGCGCTTGCCATCGTGGACCAGATGGACCGCGCCACGGAGTCGACGTGGGGGCCGCTGAACTGGCGTTTTCACGAAACGCTCTATCTGCCCTCCGGCCTGAACCTCGCCATCGAAACGCTCAAGCGGCTGAACGACCGCAACGAGCGCTTCTTTCGCTTCCAGGTCGTCAATGTGCCGATTCGGGAGAATACCCATCGCGAGCACGTCGAACTCGTCGACGCGTCGCGTGCCGGCGATACGCGCCTTGGCGCACGCCTGCTGCGCGAACACCTGCATACCGCCATGGAGCAGATCGTGTCCGTCGCGGAGAATCTGGTGTCACGCCAGAGCGGTCGGGAAGCCGAATAG
- a CDS encoding AIM24 family protein, which yields MNQLPRLLPTAAADESFGGVTYHIGGELVPVLSVDVSNQPVYFEHHILLWKNSNVRIGIRPVKGAVKRMLAGMQVFVTEASGNGIIAFSRDGAGHVVPIHLRAGEELHVREHQFLAATANIEYTFERLRGITNMLFGQTGFFVDKFRGHGGEGVLWLHGYGNVFEKVLAAGETIDVEPGGWLYKDPQVQMDTVVDRLSSGLFAAGFNFTVNRFTGPGRVGIQSMYVNNATSDR from the coding sequence ATGAATCAGTTACCCCGACTCTTGCCTACCGCGGCGGCCGACGAAAGCTTCGGCGGCGTGACGTATCACATCGGCGGTGAGCTCGTGCCGGTTTTGTCGGTCGACGTATCGAACCAGCCGGTCTATTTCGAGCACCACATCCTGCTCTGGAAGAACTCGAACGTCCGCATCGGCATCCGGCCCGTCAAGGGCGCCGTCAAACGCATGCTCGCCGGCATGCAGGTGTTCGTCACCGAGGCGAGCGGCAACGGCATCATCGCATTCAGCCGCGACGGCGCCGGTCACGTGGTGCCGATTCATCTACGGGCGGGCGAGGAACTGCACGTGCGGGAGCATCAGTTCCTGGCCGCCACGGCAAATATCGAATACACCTTCGAGCGGCTCCGCGGCATCACAAACATGCTGTTCGGCCAGACCGGTTTCTTCGTCGACAAGTTTCGTGGCCACGGCGGCGAAGGCGTGCTCTGGCTGCATGGATACGGCAACGTCTTCGAGAAAGTGCTGGCTGCCGGAGAGACGATCGACGTCGAGCCGGGTGGATGGCTCTATAAGGATCCGCAGGTCCAGATGGACACAGTGGTTGACCGGCTTTCGAGCGGTCTCTTTGCGGCAGGGTTCAACTTTACGGTGAACCGGTTCACGGGTCCAGGGCGGGTGGGAATCCAGTCCATGTATGTGAACAACGCGACGAGCGACCGGTAG
- a CDS encoding tautomerase family protein, translating into MPLYTLITQHGVLSSEARSKLAVELTDLHSDYSGVPKNWVHVVFQEYPPGNGFTSGEAAATAALTLLIRTGRSPEYKRGLLQRLWTLFQTATGAPDDQIVIGIQEVPPSQAMEMGQIMPEVAGE; encoded by the coding sequence ATGCCGCTCTACACCTTGATCACCCAGCATGGCGTACTCAGCAGCGAGGCCAGGTCGAAGCTCGCGGTCGAACTGACCGACCTGCATTCCGACTATTCCGGTGTGCCAAAGAATTGGGTGCATGTGGTCTTTCAGGAATATCCGCCCGGCAATGGCTTCACCTCCGGAGAAGCAGCGGCCACTGCCGCGCTGACGCTGCTGATCCGAACCGGCCGCTCGCCCGAGTATAAGCGCGGTTTGCTACAGCGTCTTTGGACGTTATTTCAGACCGCGACGGGCGCCCCCGATGACCAGATTGTGATCGGCATTCAGGAGGTGCCGCCCAGTCAGGCGATGGAGATGGGACAGATCATGCCGGAAGTCGCCGGCGAATAG
- a CDS encoding acetoacetate decarboxylase family protein yields MPKAFSVPVTPQGKSALATLPPWHYSSDCLAIEYWADPKAIAALLPPGVTVDEQSAGRAFFWFLDWQFTGSNDELTDPARYQYREAFVLVEAVFDGMPVNYCPYIFVDNDAAIARGWAQGFPKKLASVYQTRSFSAPSLAAAPLAKGSRFGASVSAHGERLATARIQLDEPVANPASVFNRPTTMRRYFPQLAAGLQEKPPVDELTMSLTDNLAIVDVWTGSAELKIPEVDGEDMHLIAPLRVGRGYRLGMAYSVTDLRILKNYAA; encoded by the coding sequence ATGCCTAAAGCGTTTTCAGTTCCTGTCACTCCGCAAGGTAAGTCGGCCCTGGCGACGTTGCCGCCGTGGCACTACTCGAGCGACTGTCTCGCCATCGAATACTGGGCCGATCCGAAAGCGATCGCCGCGCTTCTGCCGCCGGGCGTCACTGTGGACGAGCAATCCGCCGGGCGTGCCTTCTTCTGGTTTCTGGATTGGCAGTTCACAGGTTCCAATGACGAATTGACGGACCCCGCCCGCTATCAATACCGCGAGGCCTTCGTTCTGGTCGAGGCCGTCTTCGACGGTATGCCGGTCAACTACTGCCCGTACATCTTCGTCGATAACGACGCGGCCATCGCTCGCGGCTGGGCGCAGGGGTTCCCCAAGAAGCTCGCCAGCGTCTACCAGACCCGCAGTTTCTCCGCACCGAGTCTGGCCGCGGCGCCGCTGGCCAAAGGCAGCCGCTTCGGCGCCAGCGTATCCGCGCACGGCGAACGGCTGGCCACCGCCCGGATCCAGCTCGACGAACCTGTCGCAAACCCTGCGAGTGTTTTCAATCGGCCTACGACGATGCGCCGTTACTTTCCGCAACTCGCAGCGGGTCTTCAGGAGAAACCGCCGGTCGATGAACTCACCATGTCGCTTACGGACAATCTCGCGATCGTGGACGTCTGGACCGGCTCGGCGGAACTGAAGATTCCTGAAGTCGACGGCGAGGACATGCATCTGATTGCGCCACTGCGCGTCGGCCGCGGTTACCGGCTCGGCATGGCGTACTCCGTGACGGACCTGCGCATTCTCAAGAACTACGCCGCTTGA
- a CDS encoding AAA family ATPase gives MSDFPPFRLDRANQCVWQSTSDGERRLNLRPRAYDMLQYLVDNAGRLVTHDEFLDALWQKVLVQPEVLKGHMLSIRAALGDDPANPRFIETQRGRGYRFIAPLRARAPVHATHATEVEPPAHSSFVGRTSQLDKLKTLFDEASTGESRIVFVAGEPGIGKTTLVNQFLESLDGRGEVLTSLGRCVEGYGGTEPYYPVLEALAQLVRGDAGAPIMRSLISIAPTWAAQLPGSVPERHRAALQRQLVGAVSGRMLREICEFFAALSAQRPLALVFEDLHWSDYSTVDMLSALARHRNHARLMVVATYRPEDAEVVQHPLCRLNRDLGLQKLCHDIVLEPLTEDAIAEYLNASTQHARESEFAQLVCERSGGNPLFMVATLDHLVAQGIARSTPEGWKLHVSPSEVRLEVPLTLSQVIEHRIQRLTGDQQRVLEAASVAGLNFDATALAAAAQLNQESVEEVCEALCRQESFIRREAPAPLDPMNAARTYAFRHTMYRQTFYERQGALRTAHSHLRIAEALEARCAPEARGSVAAELAQHFAAARQWSRALGYLRIAIQTAKKRLAYNDALAVLDRAMMLAANLPHDARVAAEAEFLEGRASIFTAAHDRRARETCEQLAARAAQLGLIDIQSRALLSLAYTYSWRDQLRCNRIIDEALALSERQTDPQQQARTRISCYVWRMWVRGWNADDIRQCEVALEALRGGADPFTTAWSQCEYAMVLMVSARYQQAQDTILASYQFLVDNDENRPEFNMARATWMVNLGVPWTLLYLGEFGHAQQAFDRVIGMYAANGNQYGADTLTLYRCWLQFHALDFDAMLESCTQVLADIPSETATRRSTLPAEQRLGILLKGLAYLGLGDTRTARVHLLDVMQRMDNEPVIFDWYWRVSLEWGLANLALAEGALDEAMTHAARLVKLATATQERTWHGLSWEVQARVALQLGAVTDALHCIDKAMAATQHFQTPLADWRIHRTASEAYGLSGDAATAARHAELAASKQAALAASLPNGSRLRDTLEAAIQG, from the coding sequence GTGAGCGATTTCCCGCCATTCCGGCTAGACCGGGCCAATCAATGTGTCTGGCAATCGACATCCGACGGCGAACGCCGCCTCAATCTCAGGCCGCGTGCCTATGACATGCTTCAGTATCTGGTCGACAACGCCGGCCGTCTTGTGACGCACGACGAGTTCCTCGACGCGCTTTGGCAAAAGGTCCTGGTACAACCGGAAGTGCTGAAGGGGCACATGCTGTCGATCCGGGCCGCGCTCGGCGACGACCCCGCCAACCCCAGGTTCATCGAAACGCAGCGCGGCCGCGGCTACCGGTTCATCGCGCCGTTGCGCGCGCGGGCGCCCGTCCATGCCACGCATGCCACCGAGGTAGAGCCGCCCGCTCACAGCAGCTTCGTCGGACGCACGTCTCAGCTAGACAAGCTCAAAACGCTATTCGACGAGGCCAGCACAGGCGAGTCGCGCATTGTGTTCGTCGCCGGCGAACCGGGCATCGGCAAGACCACACTCGTCAACCAGTTCCTCGAATCCCTCGACGGTCGCGGCGAGGTGCTGACCTCGCTTGGACGCTGCGTGGAAGGCTACGGCGGCACCGAGCCGTACTACCCCGTGCTCGAAGCCCTCGCGCAACTGGTGCGGGGCGACGCCGGCGCGCCCATCATGCGCAGCCTGATCTCGATCGCACCGACCTGGGCCGCGCAGCTTCCCGGTTCGGTGCCGGAGCGGCATCGCGCTGCACTGCAACGCCAGTTGGTCGGCGCGGTCAGTGGCCGCATGCTGCGCGAGATCTGCGAGTTCTTCGCCGCACTCTCGGCGCAACGACCGCTCGCGCTCGTTTTCGAAGACCTGCATTGGTCGGATTATTCGACGGTCGACATGCTCTCCGCCCTCGCCCGTCATCGCAACCATGCGCGCCTGATGGTCGTCGCCACCTATCGGCCCGAGGATGCGGAAGTCGTGCAGCATCCGCTGTGCCGCCTGAACCGCGACCTCGGTTTGCAGAAGCTCTGCCACGACATCGTGCTCGAGCCGCTGACCGAAGACGCGATCGCCGAATACCTGAATGCCAGCACGCAGCACGCGCGCGAGAGCGAGTTCGCGCAGCTCGTATGCGAGCGCTCCGGCGGCAATCCGCTCTTCATGGTGGCAACGCTCGATCATCTGGTCGCGCAAGGCATTGCCAGGTCCACGCCGGAGGGCTGGAAGCTGCATGTGTCGCCGTCCGAAGTGCGGCTCGAAGTGCCGCTGACGCTGAGCCAGGTCATCGAGCATCGCATTCAACGGCTGACGGGCGATCAACAACGCGTGCTCGAAGCCGCCAGCGTGGCGGGGCTCAACTTCGACGCCACCGCCCTGGCTGCCGCCGCGCAGTTGAACCAGGAAAGCGTCGAGGAGGTGTGCGAAGCGCTGTGCCGGCAGGAGAGCTTCATTCGACGTGAGGCGCCTGCGCCGCTCGACCCCATGAACGCGGCGCGCACCTATGCGTTCCGCCACACCATGTACCGGCAGACGTTCTATGAACGTCAGGGCGCGCTGCGCACCGCGCATTCCCATCTGCGGATTGCCGAGGCGCTCGAAGCGCGCTGCGCGCCGGAAGCGCGCGGCAGCGTCGCCGCCGAACTGGCCCAGCATTTCGCGGCAGCGCGGCAATGGTCGCGCGCGCTCGGCTATCTGCGCATCGCGATCCAGACGGCGAAAAAACGCCTCGCCTATAACGACGCCCTTGCCGTGCTCGATCGCGCCATGATGCTGGCCGCCAATCTGCCGCACGATGCACGTGTGGCCGCGGAAGCGGAGTTTCTTGAAGGGCGTGCGTCGATCTTTACCGCGGCGCACGACCGGCGGGCGCGCGAGACATGCGAGCAACTGGCGGCGCGCGCCGCGCAACTGGGCCTGATCGACATCCAGAGCCGGGCGCTGCTGAGCCTCGCTTACACGTATAGCTGGCGCGATCAACTGCGCTGCAACCGGATCATCGACGAAGCGCTCGCGCTGAGCGAACGGCAGACCGATCCGCAGCAACAGGCGCGCACGCGCATCAGTTGCTACGTCTGGAGAATGTGGGTCCGCGGCTGGAATGCCGACGATATCCGCCAGTGCGAGGTGGCGCTCGAGGCCTTGCGCGGCGGCGCCGATCCGTTCACGACCGCGTGGTCGCAGTGCGAATACGCCATGGTGCTGATGGTATCGGCGCGCTATCAGCAGGCTCAGGACACGATTCTCGCGAGCTACCAGTTCCTCGTCGATAACGACGAGAACCGGCCCGAGTTCAACATGGCGCGCGCCACATGGATGGTGAATCTCGGCGTGCCCTGGACGCTGCTGTACCTGGGCGAGTTTGGCCACGCACAGCAGGCGTTCGACCGGGTGATCGGCATGTATGCGGCGAACGGCAATCAGTACGGCGCCGATACGCTCACGCTGTACCGCTGCTGGCTGCAATTCCATGCGCTCGACTTCGACGCCATGCTCGAGTCCTGCACGCAGGTGCTCGCAGACATCCCGAGCGAGACGGCCACGCGCCGCTCCACGCTTCCCGCGGAGCAGCGGCTCGGGATTCTGCTGAAGGGACTGGCCTACCTCGGCCTCGGCGACACCCGCACGGCGCGCGTTCATCTGCTCGACGTGATGCAGCGCATGGATAACGAGCCGGTGATTTTCGACTGGTACTGGCGGGTGTCGCTCGAATGGGGACTCGCGAACCTTGCGCTCGCGGAGGGCGCGCTTGACGAAGCGATGACGCATGCCGCGCGTCTGGTCAAGCTCGCGACCGCAACGCAAGAGCGGACGTGGCATGGCTTGTCGTGGGAAGTGCAGGCGCGCGTCGCGCTGCAGCTTGGCGCCGTGACGGACGCCCTGCATTGCATCGACAAGGCCATGGCGGCCACCCAGCATTTCCAGACTCCGCTCGCGGACTGGCGCATTCATCGCACGGCGAGCGAGGCATATGGCCTGAGCGGCGACGCGGCAACGGCCGCCCGTCACGCCGAACTCGCGGCGAGCAAACAGGCTGCGCTTGCCGCCAGCTTGCCCAACGGAAGTCGCCTGCGCGACACGCTGGAAGCCGCGATTCAGGGCTAG
- a CDS encoding ATP-binding protein has product MNPDFRVRTLLQFSGFQLDLANHCVWRLSPVQSATRIDLPPKTFAVLRHLVEHPQQLVSSYALLEAVWPHVHVQPEVLKGHVAAIRRALGDDADAPRYVATIRGRGYRFIAAVDTFAAGGQSGFFARRAERFVGRAPELDALLAAHQRARAGTRQIAFIAGEAGIGKTALVDEFLAEVSHGDARVLGGGCIEGYGGTEPYYPVLEALGRLCRGAGGTEVTQALIAIAPTWAVLMPAHVPASIREALLAQTLGAGRQRMMREMCDLLQALARERPLVLVLDDLHWADFSTIDMLSALARLEGSVRLMLVAIYRGEEAASLQHPVMKLSHTLSLRGACEMIALAPLKPDSIGTWLTHGASLNPLDEELAHLLAERSGGNPLFMQAMLEHLHEQGLVEPTSDGWHQRAPAAQLRDALPRTVAQVIEIRIRRLATRAQRALETASVAGLTFAATTTAEAAGMSVEAFEDLCDGLARRGQFIRRADIRTLPDGSSLQSFRFAHALVRSVFYDRQGLTRRSASHRLIGERLEQLFAPGQRGSIAGELCWHFADAQQWEKALDYVRIALQTAKVRCAYREALAALDQADALLAHLPADLRALRRVEFVETRAALLAAAHDPLAVSAYRALHEQATQLGKIEVQLRALLGLSYVLSWNDQVRSVAYLDDALSLSASHPDRRVSASTQIACHVRRIWTQGWSAADARHCMDALATLREVGDPVSIAKAQLEQSMLQMVSTQYRAALNNVQTGYQVLYDHAVSHPGFDIARAMWMMRLGVPWAQMSLGELGRAFDEFDRGIRVFHDNGNYFAARTLQVYRGWLLIHTMDFETVIELDRQFSAAADRPGSDAEVRERAALLPPQQHGWTVLAGLAHAGLGESTAAAARFAEAERLMEHEPTMFDWYWRLALEWGCADLAMAGGDHEAAQYRARRFLAGALATEERTWQALAWDTMARASLHEGDLEHARLHLEAAFAATEGFETPLANWRLQRTAAQWHEARGDTQAMSAARQRCIELRTRLAGSTSRDAGDGIGRRLADLADLVDLTP; this is encoded by the coding sequence TTGAACCCTGACTTTCGCGTTCGCACCTTGCTGCAGTTTTCCGGCTTTCAGCTCGACCTGGCCAATCACTGCGTGTGGCGGCTGAGCCCGGTGCAATCCGCCACGCGCATCGACCTGCCGCCTAAAACCTTCGCAGTGTTGCGCCACCTGGTCGAACATCCGCAGCAATTGGTCTCATCCTATGCGCTGCTCGAAGCGGTATGGCCGCACGTGCATGTGCAGCCCGAAGTGCTCAAAGGACATGTGGCGGCGATCCGCCGCGCGCTTGGCGACGACGCGGACGCGCCGCGTTACGTCGCAACGATTCGCGGCCGGGGCTATCGCTTCATCGCCGCGGTCGATACGTTTGCAGCGGGCGGCCAGTCAGGCTTCTTCGCGCGCCGGGCGGAGCGTTTCGTGGGTCGCGCACCGGAACTCGACGCCTTGCTAGCAGCCCATCAGCGTGCTCGCGCCGGCACGCGGCAGATCGCGTTTATCGCCGGCGAGGCGGGGATCGGCAAGACGGCGCTCGTCGACGAGTTTCTCGCCGAGGTGTCACACGGCGACGCGCGCGTGCTGGGCGGCGGCTGCATCGAAGGCTACGGCGGCACCGAACCGTACTATCCGGTACTCGAAGCGCTGGGCCGTTTATGCCGCGGTGCGGGCGGCACCGAGGTCACGCAGGCGCTCATCGCGATCGCGCCCACCTGGGCCGTGTTGATGCCGGCTCATGTGCCGGCCTCCATCCGCGAGGCGTTGCTCGCGCAGACGCTCGGCGCCGGACGGCAGCGCATGATGCGCGAAATGTGCGATCTGCTGCAGGCGCTGGCGCGAGAACGCCCGTTGGTGCTCGTGCTGGACGACCTGCATTGGGCCGATTTCTCGACCATCGACATGCTGTCCGCGCTCGCACGGCTCGAAGGGTCGGTGCGGCTCATGCTGGTGGCGATTTACCGTGGCGAAGAGGCCGCGTCCCTGCAGCATCCGGTGATGAAGCTCAGTCATACGCTGTCGCTGCGCGGCGCGTGCGAGATGATCGCGCTGGCGCCGCTCAAACCCGATTCGATCGGCACGTGGCTCACGCATGGCGCGAGTCTGAACCCGCTCGACGAAGAGCTGGCGCATCTGCTCGCCGAACGCTCCGGCGGCAATCCGCTGTTCATGCAGGCCATGCTGGAGCATCTGCATGAGCAGGGATTGGTGGAGCCGACCTCCGACGGCTGGCATCAGCGCGCGCCGGCCGCGCAGTTGCGCGACGCGCTACCGCGCACGGTCGCCCAGGTCATCGAGATACGCATTCGGCGACTGGCGACCCGGGCACAGCGCGCGCTCGAAACGGCAAGCGTGGCGGGCTTGACGTTTGCCGCCACGACGACGGCCGAAGCCGCCGGGATGAGCGTCGAGGCGTTCGAAGATCTTTGCGATGGCCTGGCCCGGCGCGGCCAGTTCATTCGTCGTGCTGACATTCGGACCTTGCCCGACGGTTCGAGCCTGCAGTCGTTCCGGTTTGCGCATGCGCTGGTTCGCAGTGTCTTCTACGACCGTCAGGGCTTGACGCGGCGCTCGGCGTCGCACCGGCTGATCGGCGAGCGTCTCGAGCAACTGTTTGCGCCGGGGCAGCGCGGCAGTATCGCAGGGGAGCTGTGCTGGCATTTCGCGGACGCGCAGCAGTGGGAGAAGGCGCTCGACTATGTGCGGATCGCCTTGCAGACCGCGAAGGTGCGCTGTGCCTATCGCGAGGCCCTCGCGGCGCTCGATCAGGCCGACGCGCTACTCGCGCACTTGCCGGCGGACTTGCGCGCGCTGCGGCGCGTCGAGTTTGTCGAAACGCGCGCAGCGCTGCTCGCAGCCGCTCACGATCCGCTGGCGGTGAGCGCCTATCGGGCACTGCATGAGCAGGCTACGCAGCTCGGCAAGATCGAAGTGCAACTGCGCGCACTGCTTGGTCTCTCGTATGTTCTCAGCTGGAACGATCAGGTTCGCTCGGTGGCCTACCTCGACGATGCGCTCAGCTTGAGCGCGTCGCATCCGGACCGGCGCGTCAGCGCTTCGACGCAGATCGCATGTCACGTGCGGCGAATCTGGACGCAAGGCTGGAGCGCGGCCGACGCGCGCCATTGCATGGATGCGCTCGCCACCTTGCGCGAGGTAGGCGATCCGGTGTCCATCGCGAAAGCGCAACTGGAGCAGAGCATGCTGCAGATGGTGTCGACGCAGTACCGCGCCGCGCTGAACAACGTGCAAACGGGCTATCAGGTGCTGTACGACCATGCCGTGAGCCATCCGGGCTTCGACATCGCACGTGCGATGTGGATGATGCGGCTCGGCGTGCCATGGGCGCAGATGTCGCTAGGCGAGCTGGGCCGCGCGTTCGACGAATTCGATCGGGGCATCCGCGTCTTTCACGACAACGGCAACTACTTTGCGGCGCGCACCTTGCAGGTCTATCGCGGCTGGCTGCTGATCCATACGATGGACTTCGAGACCGTGATCGAACTGGACCGGCAATTCAGCGCGGCGGCGGACCGCCCTGGATCCGATGCCGAAGTGCGTGAGCGGGCTGCCTTGCTGCCGCCGCAGCAGCACGGCTGGACGGTTCTCGCCGGTCTCGCTCATGCAGGGCTAGGCGAAAGCACCGCGGCCGCAGCACGTTTCGCCGAAGCCGAACGGCTGATGGAGCACGAGCCGACCATGTTCGACTGGTACTGGCGGCTGGCGCTCGAATGGGGCTGCGCGGACCTCGCGATGGCGGGCGGCGACCACGAGGCCGCGCAGTATCGCGCTCGCCGCTTCCTCGCCGGCGCGCTCGCGACGGAGGAGCGCACCTGGCAGGCGCTGGCGTGGGACACGATGGCAAGAGCGTCGCTGCACGAAGGCGATCTGGAGCATGCCAGGCTGCATCTGGAGGCTGCGTTTGCGGCGACCGAAGGCTTCGAGACGCCGCTGGCGAACTGGCGTCTGCAGCGCACGGCGGCACAGTGGCATGAGGCGCGCGGCGATACGCAAGCCATGTCGGCGGCACGACAACGCTGCATCGAATTGCGCACCCGTCTTGCCGGTTCGACCTCACGGGATGCGGGCGATGGCATCGGCCGCCGTCTCGCGGACCTCGCGGATCTCGTGGACCTGACTCCCTGA
- a CDS encoding helix-turn-helix transcriptional regulator: MPYAATETAARHAIYPPVSIRIGEARPMTRNGGVRPGIGFAKLRLDLERAWQAVMHLECREALVIAELIEHHANRLSPTVAKTLRCELAALRAAALVLQDDEAAALPAALAARGPGVSAVTAHIALTVCRSVYWRLGELERFHAVERVKLDTQLGRRQALAALFDLALDAAVALDQMRFSAARLLAAHALEIGRRFIGKQVPADAFPACIVAQVLYEQGQVDDAEALIVARLATLRESCTVESALRAYGLLTRIAAGRRQHGRALVILSEAEALGARRAWPRLQAASLAQQIEIEVGRGRIEQAESALQRLAALVALAGLADEARAASRNVSFEIARFHTVARARVALACSPAAVDIAALREVHRDTVWRGGLYAAVPIALLLVEALLVTGQRGEAVEVLVGLLRLAPSVGLHQTLVDCSARVAELIEAIVQQRIVAVSDTRELLPYAGMLLVHRQRDASETHEPFAARRPHAGAGLSERERLILALMGRGLSNKQIAVELGIAPETVKSHAKHLYAKLSVRNRTEAVTLASRLDLLRMPRSVAA, translated from the coding sequence ATGCCATACGCTGCGACCGAGACGGCCGCGCGGCATGCCATTTATCCGCCGGTGAGCATCCGCATCGGCGAGGCACGGCCAATGACACGGAACGGCGGCGTCCGTCCCGGCATCGGTTTTGCAAAACTCCGGCTCGATCTCGAACGGGCGTGGCAGGCCGTCATGCACCTCGAATGCCGCGAGGCGCTCGTCATCGCGGAGCTGATCGAACACCACGCGAACAGGCTGTCCCCCACAGTAGCGAAGACGTTGCGCTGCGAGCTTGCGGCGCTGCGCGCGGCGGCGCTCGTGTTGCAGGACGACGAGGCGGCTGCCTTACCCGCCGCATTGGCGGCACGCGGGCCTGGCGTCAGCGCGGTCACCGCGCACATCGCGTTGACGGTGTGCCGCAGCGTGTATTGGCGGCTCGGCGAGCTGGAGCGCTTCCACGCGGTGGAGCGCGTCAAGCTGGATACCCAGTTGGGCCGGCGGCAGGCGCTCGCCGCGCTGTTCGATCTGGCCTTGGACGCCGCCGTCGCGCTCGATCAAATGCGCTTCAGCGCGGCGCGTTTGCTGGCCGCACATGCGCTTGAGATTGGCCGCCGCTTTATCGGCAAGCAGGTTCCCGCGGACGCGTTTCCCGCCTGCATCGTTGCGCAGGTGCTCTACGAGCAAGGCCAGGTGGACGACGCTGAGGCGCTGATCGTCGCCCGGCTGGCCACGCTCCGCGAAAGCTGTACGGTCGAAAGTGCGTTGCGTGCGTATGGGCTGCTCACGCGTATCGCCGCGGGCCGGCGGCAACACGGCCGGGCGCTGGTGATTCTCAGCGAGGCCGAGGCGCTTGGCGCGCGGCGCGCCTGGCCGCGACTGCAGGCGGCGAGCCTCGCGCAGCAGATCGAGATCGAGGTGGGCCGTGGCCGCATCGAGCAGGCCGAAAGTGCGCTGCAGCGTCTCGCCGCACTTGTCGCACTTGCCGGCCTCGCCGATGAAGCGCGCGCCGCGAGCCGCAACGTGAGCTTCGAGATTGCGAGGTTTCACACCGTCGCCCGGGCGCGCGTTGCGCTGGCCTGCTCGCCGGCTGCCGTCGATATCGCAGCACTGCGCGAAGTGCATCGCGACACGGTATGGCGGGGCGGTCTCTATGCGGCGGTGCCGATTGCCCTGTTGCTCGTCGAGGCCTTGCTCGTGACCGGCCAACGCGGCGAAGCAGTCGAGGTGCTCGTCGGACTGCTGAGGCTCGCGCCCTCGGTCGGGCTGCATCAAACGCTGGTGGATTGCAGTGCGCGCGTCGCCGAACTGATCGAGGCGATCGTGCAACAACGCATCGTTGCGGTCAGCGATACCCGCGAACTGCTGCCGTATGCGGGCATGCTGCTGGTGCACCGGCAACGCGATGCGAGCGAAACCCATGAGCCGTTCGCGGCACGACGCCCGCACGCGGGTGCGGGACTCAGCGAGCGCGAGCGCCTGATCCTTGCGCTGATGGGGCGCGGGCTGTCCAACAAGCAGATCGCGGTCGAGCTGGGCATTGCTCCCGAAACGGTGAAATCGCACGCCAAGCATCTTTACGCCAAGCTGTCGGTCAGAAACCGGACCGAGGCGGTCACGCTCGCGAGCCGCCTCGATTTGCTCCGGATGCCGAGGAGTGTTGCTGCTTGA